A single Brienomyrus brachyistius isolate T26 chromosome 11, BBRACH_0.4, whole genome shotgun sequence DNA region contains:
- the LOC125751902 gene encoding tubby protein homolog isoform X4 — protein sequence MVQANADGRSRVRRTKQSEEQAPLVESYLSSNSSTIYHVQEAEHEEGNSTGDSQTPLSCKKPRAAASTPQSSSGKKEKRGKHRGSEAPADDAVDLASQIQILTVSQPSGDGSGGGALAGGQHHAKQDLRVTMLKKGISSSMNFDEEEDDEDEDSSSSSQLNSNTRPGSATSRKSNKQDVASASSPLVGQPPVDVGDLQEFSLRPAPQAITIKCRITRDKKGMDRGMYPTYYLHLEREDGKKVFLLAGRKRKKSKTSNYLISVDPTDLSRDGESFVGKLRSNLMGTKFMVYDSGKNPGKTASGIEPGSLRQELAAICYETNVLGFKGPRKMSVIIPGMNMDHERVSVRPRNDHESLLARWQNKNTESVIELHNKTPVWNDDTQSYVLNFHGRVTQASVKNFQIIHNNDPDYIVMQFGRVAEDIFTMDYSYPMCALQAFAIALSSFDSKLACE from the exons ATGGTGCAAGCCAACGCGGACGGCCGCTCACGCGTCCGCAGGACCAAGCAGAGTGAGGAGCAGGCACCGCTGGTGGAGTCATACctcagcagcaacagcagcaccatTTACCACG TGCAAGAGGCTGAACATGAGGAGGGGAACTCGACGGGAGACTCGCAGACCCCCCTCTCCTGCAAAAAGCCCCGGGCCGCTGCTTCCACGCCACAGTCCAGCAGCGGGAAGAAGGAGAAAAGGGGGAAACACAGAG GAAGTGAAGCCCCAGCCGATGATGCGGTGGACCTGGCCAGCCAAATCCAGATCCTGACGGTCAGCCAGCCGTCTGGGGATGGGAGCGGGGGCGGAGCCTTGGCCGGCGGGCAGCACCATGCCAAGCAGGACCTGAGGGTGACCATGCTGAAGAAAG GTATTTCAAGTAGTATGAATTTtgatgaagaagaggatgatgaGGATGAAGACAGTTCCTCTTCCTCCCAGCTCAACAGCAATACTAGACCTGGTTCAGCGACTAGCAGGAAATCCAACAAG CAGGACGTGGCCTCAGCATCCAGCCCGCTGGTCGGCCAGCCACCCGTCGATGTGGGTGACCTGCAGGAGTTCTCCCTGAGACCTGCCCCTCAGGCCATCACCATCAAGTGCAGGATCACGCGAGATAAGAAGGGAATGGACCGGGGCATGTACCCCACCTACTACCTACACCTGGAGCGGGAAGACGGCAAGAAG GTCTTCCTGTTAGCTGGAAGAAAACGAAAGAAGAGCAAGACGTCTAATTACCTCATCTCTGTGGACCCCACGGATCTGTCTCGAGACGGAGAGAGCTTCGTTGGGAAGCTGAG gtcgaACCTGATGGGCACCAAGTTCATGGTTTATGACAGCGGCAAGAATCCAGGGAAGACGGCCTCAGGCATAGAGCCCGGCAGTCTGCGGCAGGAGCTGGCAGCGATCTGCTAC GAAACAAATGTTTTGGGTTTCAAAGGACCTCGCAAAATGAGTGTCATCATTCCCGGAATGAACATGGACCATGAGAGAGTGTCAGTGCGGCCGCGCAAC GACCATGAGTCCCTTCTGGCACGATGGCAGAACAAGAACACAGAAAGTGTAATAGAGCTGCACAACAAGACCCCAGTGTGGAATGACGACACGCAATCCTACGTACTCAACTTCCACGGTCGAGTGACTCAGGCCTCCGTGAAGAATTTCCAGATCATCCACAACAACGACC CCGACTATATCGTGATGCAGTTCGGCCGAGTGGCAGAGGACATCTTCACCATGGACTACAGCTACCCGATGTGTGCACTGCAGGCCTTCGCTATCGCACTCTCCAGCTTCGACAGCAAGCTGGCCTGTGAGTAG
- the LOC125751902 gene encoding tubby protein homolog isoform X1 gives MDGVGSNRTMSYSRWSYDNVLDDEGSSFRQQRLDRQRALLEQKQKKKRQEPLMVQANADGRSRVRRTKQSEEQAPLVESYLSSNSSTIYHVQEAEHEEGNSTGDSQTPLSCKKPRAAASTPQSSSGKKEKRGKHRGSEAPADDAVDLASQIQILTVSQPSGDGSGGGALAGGQHHAKQDLRVTMLKKGISSSMNFDEEEDDEDEDSSSSSQLNSNTRPGSATSRKSNKQDVASASSPLVGQPPVDVGDLQEFSLRPAPQAITIKCRITRDKKGMDRGMYPTYYLHLEREDGKKVFLLAGRKRKKSKTSNYLISVDPTDLSRDGESFVGKLRSNLMGTKFMVYDSGKNPGKTASGIEPGSLRQELAAICYETNVLGFKGPRKMSVIIPGMNMDHERVSVRPRNDHESLLARWQNKNTESVIELHNKTPVWNDDTQSYVLNFHGRVTQASVKNFQIIHNNDPDYIVMQFGRVAEDIFTMDYSYPMCALQAFAIALSSFDSKLACE, from the exons TGTTCTGGATGACGAGGGCAGCAGCTTTCGCCAGCAGAGGCTGGACAGACAG CGTGCCTTGCTGGAGCAGAAGCAGAAGAAGAAGCGACAGGAGCCCCTGATGGTGCAAGCCAACGCGGACGGCCGCTCACGCGTCCGCAGGACCAAGCAGAGTGAGGAGCAGGCACCGCTGGTGGAGTCATACctcagcagcaacagcagcaccatTTACCACG TGCAAGAGGCTGAACATGAGGAGGGGAACTCGACGGGAGACTCGCAGACCCCCCTCTCCTGCAAAAAGCCCCGGGCCGCTGCTTCCACGCCACAGTCCAGCAGCGGGAAGAAGGAGAAAAGGGGGAAACACAGAG GAAGTGAAGCCCCAGCCGATGATGCGGTGGACCTGGCCAGCCAAATCCAGATCCTGACGGTCAGCCAGCCGTCTGGGGATGGGAGCGGGGGCGGAGCCTTGGCCGGCGGGCAGCACCATGCCAAGCAGGACCTGAGGGTGACCATGCTGAAGAAAG GTATTTCAAGTAGTATGAATTTtgatgaagaagaggatgatgaGGATGAAGACAGTTCCTCTTCCTCCCAGCTCAACAGCAATACTAGACCTGGTTCAGCGACTAGCAGGAAATCCAACAAG CAGGACGTGGCCTCAGCATCCAGCCCGCTGGTCGGCCAGCCACCCGTCGATGTGGGTGACCTGCAGGAGTTCTCCCTGAGACCTGCCCCTCAGGCCATCACCATCAAGTGCAGGATCACGCGAGATAAGAAGGGAATGGACCGGGGCATGTACCCCACCTACTACCTACACCTGGAGCGGGAAGACGGCAAGAAG GTCTTCCTGTTAGCTGGAAGAAAACGAAAGAAGAGCAAGACGTCTAATTACCTCATCTCTGTGGACCCCACGGATCTGTCTCGAGACGGAGAGAGCTTCGTTGGGAAGCTGAG gtcgaACCTGATGGGCACCAAGTTCATGGTTTATGACAGCGGCAAGAATCCAGGGAAGACGGCCTCAGGCATAGAGCCCGGCAGTCTGCGGCAGGAGCTGGCAGCGATCTGCTAC GAAACAAATGTTTTGGGTTTCAAAGGACCTCGCAAAATGAGTGTCATCATTCCCGGAATGAACATGGACCATGAGAGAGTGTCAGTGCGGCCGCGCAAC GACCATGAGTCCCTTCTGGCACGATGGCAGAACAAGAACACAGAAAGTGTAATAGAGCTGCACAACAAGACCCCAGTGTGGAATGACGACACGCAATCCTACGTACTCAACTTCCACGGTCGAGTGACTCAGGCCTCCGTGAAGAATTTCCAGATCATCCACAACAACGACC CCGACTATATCGTGATGCAGTTCGGCCGAGTGGCAGAGGACATCTTCACCATGGACTACAGCTACCCGATGTGTGCACTGCAGGCCTTCGCTATCGCACTCTCCAGCTTCGACAGCAAGCTGGCCTGTGAGTAG
- the LOC125751902 gene encoding tubby protein homolog isoform X2, whose product MDGVGSNRTMSYSRWSYDNVLDDEGSSFRQQRLDRQRALLEQKQKKKRQEPLMVQANADGRSRVRRTKQSEEQAPLVESYLSSNSSTIYHVQEAEHEEGNSTGDSQTPLSCKKPRAAASTPQSSSGKKEKRGKHRGSEAPADDAVDLASQIQILTVSQPSGDGSGGGALAGGQHHAKQDLRVTMLKKGISSSMNFDEEEDDEDEDSSSSSQLNSNTRPGSATSRKSNKDVASASSPLVGQPPVDVGDLQEFSLRPAPQAITIKCRITRDKKGMDRGMYPTYYLHLEREDGKKVFLLAGRKRKKSKTSNYLISVDPTDLSRDGESFVGKLRSNLMGTKFMVYDSGKNPGKTASGIEPGSLRQELAAICYETNVLGFKGPRKMSVIIPGMNMDHERVSVRPRNDHESLLARWQNKNTESVIELHNKTPVWNDDTQSYVLNFHGRVTQASVKNFQIIHNNDPDYIVMQFGRVAEDIFTMDYSYPMCALQAFAIALSSFDSKLACE is encoded by the exons TGTTCTGGATGACGAGGGCAGCAGCTTTCGCCAGCAGAGGCTGGACAGACAG CGTGCCTTGCTGGAGCAGAAGCAGAAGAAGAAGCGACAGGAGCCCCTGATGGTGCAAGCCAACGCGGACGGCCGCTCACGCGTCCGCAGGACCAAGCAGAGTGAGGAGCAGGCACCGCTGGTGGAGTCATACctcagcagcaacagcagcaccatTTACCACG TGCAAGAGGCTGAACATGAGGAGGGGAACTCGACGGGAGACTCGCAGACCCCCCTCTCCTGCAAAAAGCCCCGGGCCGCTGCTTCCACGCCACAGTCCAGCAGCGGGAAGAAGGAGAAAAGGGGGAAACACAGAG GAAGTGAAGCCCCAGCCGATGATGCGGTGGACCTGGCCAGCCAAATCCAGATCCTGACGGTCAGCCAGCCGTCTGGGGATGGGAGCGGGGGCGGAGCCTTGGCCGGCGGGCAGCACCATGCCAAGCAGGACCTGAGGGTGACCATGCTGAAGAAAG GTATTTCAAGTAGTATGAATTTtgatgaagaagaggatgatgaGGATGAAGACAGTTCCTCTTCCTCCCAGCTCAACAGCAATACTAGACCTGGTTCAGCGACTAGCAGGAAATCCAACAAG GACGTGGCCTCAGCATCCAGCCCGCTGGTCGGCCAGCCACCCGTCGATGTGGGTGACCTGCAGGAGTTCTCCCTGAGACCTGCCCCTCAGGCCATCACCATCAAGTGCAGGATCACGCGAGATAAGAAGGGAATGGACCGGGGCATGTACCCCACCTACTACCTACACCTGGAGCGGGAAGACGGCAAGAAG GTCTTCCTGTTAGCTGGAAGAAAACGAAAGAAGAGCAAGACGTCTAATTACCTCATCTCTGTGGACCCCACGGATCTGTCTCGAGACGGAGAGAGCTTCGTTGGGAAGCTGAG gtcgaACCTGATGGGCACCAAGTTCATGGTTTATGACAGCGGCAAGAATCCAGGGAAGACGGCCTCAGGCATAGAGCCCGGCAGTCTGCGGCAGGAGCTGGCAGCGATCTGCTAC GAAACAAATGTTTTGGGTTTCAAAGGACCTCGCAAAATGAGTGTCATCATTCCCGGAATGAACATGGACCATGAGAGAGTGTCAGTGCGGCCGCGCAAC GACCATGAGTCCCTTCTGGCACGATGGCAGAACAAGAACACAGAAAGTGTAATAGAGCTGCACAACAAGACCCCAGTGTGGAATGACGACACGCAATCCTACGTACTCAACTTCCACGGTCGAGTGACTCAGGCCTCCGTGAAGAATTTCCAGATCATCCACAACAACGACC CCGACTATATCGTGATGCAGTTCGGCCGAGTGGCAGAGGACATCTTCACCATGGACTACAGCTACCCGATGTGTGCACTGCAGGCCTTCGCTATCGCACTCTCCAGCTTCGACAGCAAGCTGGCCTGTGAGTAG
- the LOC125751902 gene encoding tubby protein homolog isoform X3, whose protein sequence is MSSKHYLDWIPYSVLDDEGSSFRQQRLDRQRALLEQKQKKKRQEPLMVQANADGRSRVRRTKQSEEQAPLVESYLSSNSSTIYHVQEAEHEEGNSTGDSQTPLSCKKPRAAASTPQSSSGKKEKRGKHRGSEAPADDAVDLASQIQILTVSQPSGDGSGGGALAGGQHHAKQDLRVTMLKKGISSSMNFDEEEDDEDEDSSSSSQLNSNTRPGSATSRKSNKQDVASASSPLVGQPPVDVGDLQEFSLRPAPQAITIKCRITRDKKGMDRGMYPTYYLHLEREDGKKVFLLAGRKRKKSKTSNYLISVDPTDLSRDGESFVGKLRSNLMGTKFMVYDSGKNPGKTASGIEPGSLRQELAAICYETNVLGFKGPRKMSVIIPGMNMDHERVSVRPRNDHESLLARWQNKNTESVIELHNKTPVWNDDTQSYVLNFHGRVTQASVKNFQIIHNNDPDYIVMQFGRVAEDIFTMDYSYPMCALQAFAIALSSFDSKLACE, encoded by the exons ATGAGCTCTAAGCATTATCTGGACTGGATCCCTTACAG TGTTCTGGATGACGAGGGCAGCAGCTTTCGCCAGCAGAGGCTGGACAGACAG CGTGCCTTGCTGGAGCAGAAGCAGAAGAAGAAGCGACAGGAGCCCCTGATGGTGCAAGCCAACGCGGACGGCCGCTCACGCGTCCGCAGGACCAAGCAGAGTGAGGAGCAGGCACCGCTGGTGGAGTCATACctcagcagcaacagcagcaccatTTACCACG TGCAAGAGGCTGAACATGAGGAGGGGAACTCGACGGGAGACTCGCAGACCCCCCTCTCCTGCAAAAAGCCCCGGGCCGCTGCTTCCACGCCACAGTCCAGCAGCGGGAAGAAGGAGAAAAGGGGGAAACACAGAG GAAGTGAAGCCCCAGCCGATGATGCGGTGGACCTGGCCAGCCAAATCCAGATCCTGACGGTCAGCCAGCCGTCTGGGGATGGGAGCGGGGGCGGAGCCTTGGCCGGCGGGCAGCACCATGCCAAGCAGGACCTGAGGGTGACCATGCTGAAGAAAG GTATTTCAAGTAGTATGAATTTtgatgaagaagaggatgatgaGGATGAAGACAGTTCCTCTTCCTCCCAGCTCAACAGCAATACTAGACCTGGTTCAGCGACTAGCAGGAAATCCAACAAG CAGGACGTGGCCTCAGCATCCAGCCCGCTGGTCGGCCAGCCACCCGTCGATGTGGGTGACCTGCAGGAGTTCTCCCTGAGACCTGCCCCTCAGGCCATCACCATCAAGTGCAGGATCACGCGAGATAAGAAGGGAATGGACCGGGGCATGTACCCCACCTACTACCTACACCTGGAGCGGGAAGACGGCAAGAAG GTCTTCCTGTTAGCTGGAAGAAAACGAAAGAAGAGCAAGACGTCTAATTACCTCATCTCTGTGGACCCCACGGATCTGTCTCGAGACGGAGAGAGCTTCGTTGGGAAGCTGAG gtcgaACCTGATGGGCACCAAGTTCATGGTTTATGACAGCGGCAAGAATCCAGGGAAGACGGCCTCAGGCATAGAGCCCGGCAGTCTGCGGCAGGAGCTGGCAGCGATCTGCTAC GAAACAAATGTTTTGGGTTTCAAAGGACCTCGCAAAATGAGTGTCATCATTCCCGGAATGAACATGGACCATGAGAGAGTGTCAGTGCGGCCGCGCAAC GACCATGAGTCCCTTCTGGCACGATGGCAGAACAAGAACACAGAAAGTGTAATAGAGCTGCACAACAAGACCCCAGTGTGGAATGACGACACGCAATCCTACGTACTCAACTTCCACGGTCGAGTGACTCAGGCCTCCGTGAAGAATTTCCAGATCATCCACAACAACGACC CCGACTATATCGTGATGCAGTTCGGCCGAGTGGCAGAGGACATCTTCACCATGGACTACAGCTACCCGATGTGTGCACTGCAGGCCTTCGCTATCGCACTCTCCAGCTTCGACAGCAAGCTGGCCTGTGAGTAG